One Asterias rubens chromosome 1, eAstRub1.3, whole genome shotgun sequence genomic region harbors:
- the LOC117292760 gene encoding 28S ribosomal protein S12, mitochondrial-like encodes MLSVLHQCRQQVSLAFNYASRYAACKAGTCDNSSLLIRLWPQNTTSLSRSISLNQLHRRGPFRKKPNPKKTHPTDHRPQLKGVVLKTLIRKPKKPNSANRKCVKVRLSNGKEVIAFIPGEGHNLQEHNIVLVEGGRTQDLPGVKHTVIRGKFDCGHVVKKKK; translated from the exons atgttgagcGTACTTCATCAGTGTCGGCAACAGGTGTCGCTTGCCTTCAACTATGCCAGTAGGTATGCTGCTTGCAAAGCAG GGACATGTGATAACTCAAGCTTACTGATAAGACTGTGGCCGCAGAATACAACGTCCTTGTCCAGGAGCATCTCCTTGAATCAGCTTCACAGACGAGGCCCGTTCCGCAAGAAACCCAACCCCAAGAAGACTCATCCCACCGACCACCGTCCTCAGCTGAAGGGCGTCGTTCTTAAGACTCTGATCAGAAAGCCAAAGAAGCCCAACTCGGCCAACAGAAAGTGTGTCAAAGTGCGACTCAGTAATGGGAAGGAGGTTATCGCCTTCATCCCAGGGGAAGGTCATAATCTCCAAGAGCACAACATCGTTCTCGTGGAGGGGGGAAGGACGCAAGATCTTCCTGGGGTTAAACACACCGTCATCAGAGGCAAATTTGATTGTGGACATGTAGTTAAGAAAAAGAAATAG